From a single Pseudomonas triticicola genomic region:
- a CDS encoding serine hydrolase domain-containing protein: MFKGLSLFLLLISLTVRAEQWPNEQWPIGSPVSGPAVEALENYAFAPRNDVTRQGIRTDALLIIHDGQIIYERYAAPTTEQTPHLTWSISKSLLATVLGVAHGEGRFKLDDPALKFYPTLDKHPAITLGHLLNWASGLDWQEDYEYAPLKSSVVAMLYTRGHRDMAAFTAAHDSYAPAGQAFRYSSGDSNLLAAALKTMVDPARYADYPWTALFEPLGIRHAVWESDASGTFVASSYAYLTARDLARVGLLMARGGRWNDRQLLPEDWVAFNLKPFAGYKAQQDEAVPGGHWWLNRPVDGATSPWPDAPPDTFAALGHWGQALYVMPSEKLVIVRYGDDRDGSYQHNELLKRVLQAVRP; encoded by the coding sequence ATGTTCAAAGGCCTGTCCCTGTTCCTGCTGCTGATCAGCCTCACCGTCCGAGCCGAACAATGGCCGAATGAGCAATGGCCAATCGGCTCGCCAGTCAGCGGCCCGGCCGTCGAAGCACTGGAAAACTACGCCTTCGCGCCCCGCAACGACGTCACCCGCCAGGGCATCCGCACCGACGCCTTGCTGATCATCCACGACGGCCAGATCATCTACGAACGCTACGCCGCCCCGACCACCGAACAGACCCCGCATCTGACCTGGTCGATCAGCAAAAGCCTGCTGGCGACGGTCCTCGGTGTGGCTCACGGCGAAGGCCGGTTCAAACTCGATGATCCAGCGCTGAAGTTCTACCCGACGCTGGACAAACACCCGGCGATCACCCTCGGCCATCTGCTGAACTGGGCCTCCGGTCTGGATTGGCAGGAGGACTACGAATACGCGCCGCTGAAATCTTCGGTGGTGGCGATGCTCTACACCCGCGGCCATCGCGACATGGCCGCGTTCACCGCCGCACACGACAGTTACGCCCCAGCGGGTCAGGCTTTTCGTTATTCCAGCGGTGACAGCAATCTACTCGCCGCTGCCCTGAAAACCATGGTCGACCCAGCACGTTATGCCGACTATCCGTGGACAGCATTGTTCGAGCCGTTGGGCATTCGTCACGCCGTGTGGGAGAGCGATGCCAGCGGCACCTTTGTCGCCTCGTCCTATGCCTATCTCACCGCGCGGGATCTGGCGCGGGTCGGTCTGTTGATGGCGCGGGGCGGGCGCTGGAACGATCGGCAGTTGCTGCCCGAGGATTGGGTGGCATTCAATCTCAAGCCCTTTGCCGGCTACAAGGCGCAGCAGGACGAAGCCGTGCCCGGCGGCCATTGGTGGCTCAATCGGCCTGTCGATGGTGCGACGTCGCCGTGGCCCGACGCACCACCCGACACCTTCGCCGCCCTCGGCCACTGGGGCCAGGCGCTGTATGTGATGCCCAGCGAGAAACTGGTGATCGTGCGTTACGGCGATGATCGTGATGGCAGCTACCAGCACAACGAGTTGCTCAAACGCGTGTTGCAGGCGGTGCGGCCATGA
- a CDS encoding acyl-CoA dehydrogenase family protein translates to MPWTDLLHRRERLPAAADLAEGFATLLQALGNVTPFELAVAGGRRMATPGLAFLVGYQAALRMLWPSAPPSLGALCATEQRSLRPADMQTRLKDLRLSGRKDFVTAGDAADWLLVAARSEEPGETPRLSLAVVYPGEPGVKVEKLPALPLMPDISHGRLHLDGALCELLAGDGWDAYVKPFRSLEDVYVLCAMTAWLYGVGQDSDWPQALQLRLLALLAGCAEASRQAPNNSPGHVVLGGLFAQFEALAGEVDQALADGPVEWAQMWQRDKGVMQLAAGARVKRLAKALAVT, encoded by the coding sequence ATGCCCTGGACAGATCTGTTGCACCGCCGTGAACGCTTGCCCGCTGCTGCTGATCTGGCCGAGGGCTTTGCAACGTTGTTGCAGGCGCTCGGCAACGTCACGCCGTTCGAATTGGCGGTGGCTGGCGGGCGGCGAATGGCGACGCCGGGACTGGCGTTTCTGGTGGGTTATCAGGCGGCGCTGCGCATGTTGTGGCCGAGCGCGCCGCCGAGCCTTGGCGCCTTGTGCGCGACCGAACAACGCAGCCTGCGCCCGGCCGATATGCAAACGCGGCTGAAAGATTTGCGCCTGAGCGGGCGCAAGGATTTCGTCACCGCCGGCGACGCCGCCGACTGGTTATTGGTGGCTGCGCGCAGTGAGGAGCCTGGCGAAACACCGCGCCTGAGTCTGGCGGTGGTGTATCCCGGCGAGCCCGGCGTGAAGGTGGAAAAACTGCCGGCGTTGCCGTTGATGCCGGACATCAGCCACGGCCGCCTGCATCTGGACGGCGCCCTGTGCGAACTGCTCGCCGGCGACGGCTGGGACGCCTACGTCAAACCGTTTCGCAGTCTTGAAGATGTCTACGTGCTCTGCGCCATGACCGCGTGGTTGTACGGCGTCGGCCAGGACAGCGACTGGCCGCAGGCCCTGCAATTGCGTTTGCTGGCGCTGCTGGCCGGGTGCGCCGAGGCCAGCCGGCAAGCGCCGAACAATTCGCCCGGGCATGTAGTGCTGGGCGGATTGTTTGCGCAGTTTGAAGCGCTGGCGGGGGAGGTTGATCAGGCGCTGGCGGATGGCCCGGTGGAATGGGCGCAGATGTGGCAGCGGGACAAGGGCGTGATGCAGTTGGCGGCGGGGGCGAGGGTGAAGCGGTTGGCCAAGGCTCTGGCGGTGACCTGA
- the olsB gene encoding L-ornithine N(alpha)-acyltransferase: MTQIARISDTGNERRLQAERLIGAEALQQAQALRFAVFSGEFNAKLKGAELGLDMDDYDVHCSHIGVRDLNTGRLVATTRLLDHTAASSLGKFYSEEEFSLHGLAHLQGPILEIGRTCVDPAYRNGGTIAVLWGELAEVLNQGGYSYLMGCASIPMQDGGIQAHAIMQRLRERYLCTEHLRAEPKNPLPTLDIPSNVIAEMPPLLKAYMRLGAKICGEPCWDEDFQVADVFILLKRDELCPRYAKHFKAAV, translated from the coding sequence ATGACGCAAATCGCCCGCATCAGCGACACCGGCAATGAACGCCGCCTGCAAGCCGAACGCCTGATCGGCGCCGAAGCCTTGCAGCAAGCCCAGGCCCTGCGCTTCGCCGTCTTCAGCGGCGAATTCAACGCCAAACTGAAAGGCGCCGAACTGGGTCTGGACATGGATGATTATGATGTTCACTGCAGCCACATCGGCGTGCGTGATCTGAACACCGGGCGCCTGGTCGCCACCACGCGTCTGCTCGATCACACCGCCGCCAGCAGCCTCGGCAAGTTCTACAGTGAAGAAGAATTCAGCCTGCACGGCCTCGCCCACCTGCAAGGCCCGATCCTGGAAATCGGCCGCACCTGCGTCGATCCGGCGTACCGCAACGGCGGCACCATCGCCGTGCTCTGGGGCGAATTGGCCGAAGTGCTCAATCAGGGCGGCTACAGCTATCTGATGGGTTGCGCGAGCATTCCGATGCAGGACGGCGGCATTCAGGCCCACGCGATCATGCAGCGTCTGCGCGAGCGTTACCTGTGCACCGAACACCTGCGCGCCGAGCCGAAAAATCCGCTGCCGACGCTGGATATCCCGTCCAACGTCATCGCCGAAATGCCGCCGCTGCTCAAGGCCTACATGCGCCTCGGGGCGAAGATCTGCGGCGAGCCGTGCTGGGACGAAGACTTCCAGGTGGCCGACGTGTTCATCCTGCTCAAGCGCGACGAACTCTGCCCGCGCTACGCCAAACACTTCAAGGCGGCGGTGTGA
- a CDS encoding lysophospholipid acyltransferase family protein, producing MSRLRVYARIARVLLVVTLGLTMASVFGVFERIGLAHSMERRQRWSRFFMARLSNALPFRVSVHGELPKQPMLWVSNHVSWTDIPLLGMLTPLSFLSKAEVRTWPVAGWLAAKAGSLFIRRGSGDSQLIRKQMTRHLQTEHALLMFPEGTTTDGRSLRTFHGRLLSAAIDSEVMLQPVAIRYLRDGEIDTLAPFIGDDDLLSHLMRLFSNDCGDVEVHLLKPIACQGRERAALAFEAQQAVQKVLFGEVAKPEPRRAGELIAA from the coding sequence ATGAGCCGGCTGCGGGTGTACGCGCGAATCGCGCGAGTGCTGCTGGTGGTGACGCTGGGGCTGACCATGGCCAGCGTGTTCGGCGTGTTCGAACGCATCGGTCTGGCGCACTCGATGGAGCGGCGGCAGCGCTGGTCGCGCTTCTTCATGGCGCGGCTGAGCAATGCCCTGCCGTTTCGCGTGAGCGTGCATGGCGAGCTGCCAAAACAGCCAATGCTGTGGGTCAGCAATCACGTGTCGTGGACCGACATTCCGCTGCTGGGCATGCTCACGCCGCTGTCGTTTCTGTCCAAGGCCGAAGTGCGCACCTGGCCGGTGGCCGGCTGGCTCGCGGCCAAGGCCGGCAGCCTGTTCATCCGCCGTGGTTCGGGCGACAGCCAGTTGATCCGCAAGCAGATGACCCGCCATCTGCAAACCGAACACGCGCTGCTGATGTTCCCCGAAGGCACCACCACCGATGGCCGTTCGCTGCGCACCTTTCATGGTCGCCTGCTGTCGGCGGCGATCGATTCCGAGGTGATGCTGCAACCGGTGGCGATCCGTTATCTGCGTGACGGCGAAATCGACACGCTCGCACCGTTCATTGGTGACGATGACCTGCTCTCGCACCTGATGCGCCTGTTCAGCAACGACTGCGGCGATGTCGAGGTGCATCTGCTCAAGCCGATTGCCTGTCAGGGCCGCGAGCGCGCGGCGCTGGCGTTCGAAGCGCAGCAGGCGGTGCAGAAGGTGTTGTTTGGTGAGGTGGCGAAACCCGAACCGCGTCGCGCAGGCGAACTAATCGCGGCCTGA
- a CDS encoding ACP phosphodiesterase translates to MNYLAHLHLGGQRPGQLLGSLYGDFVKGRLQGQFDPEVEAAIALHRRIDVFTDRHPLVDIALGRFSETRRRYAGIVLDVFFDHCLARDWTLYADRPLEQFTADVYHVLSRERQLPERLAKIAPHMVANDWLGSYREFEVLEQVLRGISRRLTRPEELAGAMAELRRLYEPLSEDFSLFYPQLQDFAQNSDPLKI, encoded by the coding sequence ATGAACTATCTCGCGCATTTGCATCTCGGCGGCCAGCGCCCCGGTCAGTTACTCGGCAGCCTGTATGGCGACTTCGTCAAAGGTCGGCTGCAAGGCCAGTTCGACCCGGAAGTGGAGGCGGCGATTGCGCTGCATCGGCGCATCGACGTCTTCACCGATCGCCATCCACTGGTCGACATTGCTTTGGGCCGCTTCAGCGAAACGCGGCGGCGCTATGCCGGAATCGTCCTCGATGTGTTTTTCGACCATTGCCTGGCGCGGGACTGGACGCTGTATGCCGACCGACCGCTGGAGCAGTTCACCGCAGACGTCTATCACGTGCTGTCCCGCGAACGGCAACTGCCGGAACGGCTGGCGAAGATCGCCCCGCACATGGTCGCTAACGACTGGCTGGGCTCGTATCGCGAATTCGAGGTGCTGGAGCAGGTGCTGCGCGGGATCTCGCGGCGGCTGACCAGACCCGAGGAATTGGCCGGGGCGATGGCGGAGTTGCGGCGGTTGTATGAGCCGCTGAGTGAAGACTTCAGCCTGTTTTATCCGCAACTGCAGGATTTTGCGCAAAACTCTGATCCGCTGAAGATCTGA
- a CDS encoding ArsR/SmtB family transcription factor — translation MNLDLDEIIKALAHPVRRDILNWLKDPKGEFPEQLHNHEYGICAGQIDQRCGLSQSTVSAHLATLQRAGLISSQKAGQWHFFKRNEDVIQAFLSTLSKEL, via the coding sequence ATGAACCTCGACCTCGACGAAATAATAAAAGCCCTGGCGCACCCAGTACGGCGAGACATCCTCAACTGGCTGAAAGACCCGAAAGGCGAATTCCCCGAGCAGTTGCACAACCATGAATACGGTATTTGCGCCGGGCAGATCGATCAGCGTTGCGGCCTGTCGCAATCGACCGTGTCGGCACACCTGGCGACGTTGCAACGGGCCGGGCTGATCAGCAGCCAGAAGGCCGGGCAGTGGCATTTCTTCAAACGTAACGAGGACGTCATCCAGGCGTTTCTCAGCACCCTCAGTAAAGAGCTCTGA
- a CDS encoding MFS transporter — protein sequence MPLSLLILALSAFAIGTTEFVIMGLLPDVAADLGVSIPGAGWLVTGYALGVAIGAPFMALATAKLPRKAALVALMGIFIVGNLLCAIASDYNVLMFARVVTALCHGAFFGIGSVVAANLVAPNKRASAVALMFTGLTLANVLGVPLGTALGQEAGWRSTFWAVTVIGVIALIGLIRFLPAKRDEEKLDMRAELAALKGAGIWLSLSMTALFAASVFTLFTYVAPLLGEVTGVSPRGVTWTLMLIGLGLTVGNIIGGKLADKGMAATLIGVFIAMAVVSTVLSWTSVALIPTEITLFLWATACFAAVPALQVNVVTFGKAAPNLVSTLNIGAFNVGNALGAWVGGSVIAHGYGLTSVPLAAAALAVLALLVTLITFRQNGNAELAPASN from the coding sequence ATGCCCCTTTCGCTTCTCATCCTCGCCCTGAGCGCCTTCGCCATCGGCACCACCGAGTTCGTCATCATGGGCCTGCTGCCCGACGTGGCGGCGGATCTCGGTGTGTCGATTCCCGGCGCCGGCTGGCTGGTCACCGGTTACGCCCTGGGCGTGGCCATCGGTGCACCGTTCATGGCACTGGCCACCGCGAAGCTGCCGCGCAAGGCCGCGCTGGTGGCGTTGATGGGCATCTTTATTGTCGGCAACCTGCTCTGCGCCATCGCCAGCGACTACAACGTGCTGATGTTTGCCCGGGTAGTCACCGCTTTGTGCCACGGTGCATTCTTCGGCATCGGTTCGGTGGTGGCGGCCAATCTGGTCGCGCCGAACAAACGTGCCTCGGCGGTCGCCCTGATGTTCACCGGTCTGACCCTGGCCAACGTGCTCGGCGTACCGCTGGGCACCGCATTGGGTCAGGAAGCCGGCTGGCGTTCGACCTTCTGGGCGGTGACCGTCATCGGTGTGATCGCGCTGATCGGCCTGATCCGCTTCCTGCCGGCCAAGCGTGACGAAGAGAAACTCGACATGCGCGCCGAACTGGCCGCCCTCAAAGGTGCCGGCATCTGGCTGTCGCTGAGCATGACCGCGCTGTTCGCCGCCTCGGTTTTCACCCTGTTCACCTACGTCGCCCCACTGCTCGGTGAAGTCACCGGTGTGTCGCCGCGTGGGGTGACCTGGACACTGATGCTCATCGGCCTCGGTCTGACGGTCGGCAACATCATCGGCGGCAAACTCGCCGACAAAGGCATGGCCGCCACGCTGATCGGCGTGTTCATCGCCATGGCCGTGGTGTCCACGGTGCTGAGCTGGACCAGCGTCGCGCTGATCCCGACTGAAATCACTCTGTTCCTCTGGGCCACCGCGTGTTTCGCCGCTGTGCCGGCGCTGCAAGTCAACGTGGTGACCTTCGGCAAGGCTGCGCCGAACCTGGTTTCGACCCTGAACATCGGCGCCTTCAACGTTGGCAACGCCCTCGGCGCCTGGGTCGGCGGCAGCGTCATCGCCCACGGCTACGGCCTGACCAGCGTGCCACTGGCTGCCGCCGCGTTGGCCGTGCTTGCCCTGCTGGTGACCCTGATTACTTTCCGCCAGAACGGCAACGCCGAGCTGGCACCTGCATCCAACTGA
- a CDS encoding alkene reductase, with protein MATIFDPIKLGDIELNNRIIMAPLTRCRADEGRVPNALMAEYYVQRASAGLILSEATSVTPMGVGYPDTPGIWSNDQVRGWANVTKAIHGAGGKIFLQLWHVGRISHPSYLNGEAPVAPSAIQPKGHVSLVRPLADYPTPRALETAEIADIVDAYRTGAENAKAAGFDGVEIHGANGYLLDQFLQSSTNQRTDQYGGSLENRARLLLEVTDAAIEVWGAGRVGVHLAPRADSHDMGDDNLAETFTYVARELGKRGIAFICSREKEGADSLGPRLKEAFGGPYIANEKFTKESANEWLASGKADAVAFGVPFIANPDLPARLQADAPLNEPHPETFYGKGPVGYIDYPTL; from the coding sequence ATGGCGACTATTTTTGACCCGATCAAACTCGGCGACATCGAGCTGAACAACCGCATCATCATGGCCCCGCTGACCCGCTGCCGCGCCGACGAAGGTCGTGTGCCGAACGCGCTGATGGCCGAATACTACGTACAACGCGCCTCGGCCGGCCTGATCCTCAGCGAAGCCACTTCGGTAACTCCGATGGGCGTCGGCTACCCGGACACCCCGGGCATCTGGTCCAACGATCAGGTGCGTGGCTGGGCCAACGTGACCAAGGCGATTCACGGCGCCGGCGGCAAGATCTTCCTGCAACTGTGGCACGTTGGCCGCATTTCTCACCCTTCGTACCTGAACGGTGAAGCACCGGTTGCGCCAAGCGCCATTCAGCCAAAGGGCCACGTCAGCCTGGTGCGCCCACTGGCCGACTACCCAACCCCGCGCGCCCTGGAAACCGCTGAAATCGCCGACATCGTCGACGCCTACCGCACCGGCGCCGAGAACGCCAAGGCCGCCGGTTTCGACGGCGTGGAAATCCACGGCGCCAACGGTTACCTGCTCGACCAGTTCCTGCAAAGCAGCACCAACCAGCGCACCGACCAGTACGGCGGCTCGCTGGAAAACCGTGCGCGCCTGCTGCTGGAAGTGACCGACGCCGCGATCGAAGTCTGGGGCGCTGGTCGCGTTGGTGTGCACCTGGCACCGCGTGCCGATTCCCACGACATGGGTGATGACAACCTCGCCGAAACCTTCACCTACGTCGCCCGTGAACTGGGCAAGCGTGGCATCGCGTTCATCTGCTCGCGCGAAAAAGAAGGCGCAGACAGCCTCGGTCCGCGACTGAAAGAAGCGTTCGGTGGCCCATACATTGCCAACGAGAAGTTCACCAAGGAAAGCGCCAACGAGTGGCTGGCCAGCGGCAAGGCAGACGCGGTCGCTTTCGGCGTGCCGTTCATTGCCAACCCAGACCTGCCGGCACGTTTGCAGGCCGATGCGCCGTTGAACGAACCGCATCCGGAGACTTTCTACGGCAAGGGTCCGGTCGGTTATATCGACTATCCGACCTTGTAA
- the emhR gene encoding efflux system transcriptional repressor EmhR, protein MVRRTKEEAQETRSQILEAAEKAFYERGVARTTLADIATLAGVTRGAIYWHFSNKADLVQAMLDSLHEPLDELAKASESEDEPDPLGCMRQLLIHLFHQVALDPKTRRINEILFHKCEFTDEMCDLRQQRRTASLDCNLRIGLTLRNAVNRGQLPEDLDTARAAISIHAYIDGLLYGWLLAPDSFELHAEAERWVDTGLDMLRLSPSLRK, encoded by the coding sequence ATGGTCCGTCGTACCAAAGAGGAAGCTCAGGAAACCCGCAGCCAGATCCTGGAAGCGGCCGAGAAAGCCTTCTATGAAAGGGGGGTTGCCCGCACCACCCTGGCGGACATCGCGACCCTCGCCGGCGTGACGCGTGGCGCCATCTACTGGCATTTCAGCAACAAGGCCGATCTGGTCCAGGCGATGCTCGACAGCCTGCACGAACCGCTGGATGAACTGGCCAAGGCCAGCGAAAGCGAAGACGAACCGGACCCGCTGGGCTGCATGCGACAGTTGCTGATTCATTTGTTTCATCAAGTTGCACTGGACCCGAAAACCCGGCGCATCAACGAAATTCTGTTTCATAAGTGCGAGTTCACCGATGAAATGTGCGATCTGCGCCAGCAGCGCCGGACGGCCAGTCTCGATTGCAATCTGCGCATCGGCCTGACCTTGCGTAATGCGGTGAATCGCGGCCAGTTGCCGGAAGATCTCGACACGGCCCGCGCGGCGATCAGCATTCATGCCTACATCGACGGCCTGCTGTACGGCTGGCTGCTGGCCCCGGACAGCTTCGAATTGCACGCCGAGGCTGAACGCTGGGTTGACACCGGGCTGGACATGCTGCGCCTGAGCCCAAGCCTGCGCAAATGA
- the emhA gene encoding efflux RND transporter periplasmic adaptor subunit EmhA, with product MQFKPAVTALVTAVALASLLSGCKKEEAAPAAPPPQVGVVTLQPQAFTLTSELPGRTSAFRIAEVRPQVNGIILKRLFKEGADVKAGQQLYQIDPSVYEATLKSAEAELRSTKSISDRYKQLVDEQAVSRQEYDTALANRLQSEASLQSAQINVRYTKVYAPISGRIGRSSVTEGALVSNGQADAMAVIQQLDPIYVDVTQSSVELLELRRELESGRLQKAGDNAAAVKLTLEDGSQYKLDGKLEFSEVSVDQTTGSVTLRAVFPNPDHTLLPGMFVHAQLQAGVNSAAILAPQQGVTRDLKGTPTALVVGADNKVELRQLKASRTVGSQWLIEDGLRAGDRLITEGLQYVKPGVEVKATEATNVGTKNPAPAQAADKAAGGKGE from the coding sequence ATGCAATTCAAGCCAGCTGTTACCGCTCTGGTCACTGCCGTCGCCCTGGCATCGCTGCTCAGCGGATGTAAAAAGGAAGAAGCGGCCCCAGCCGCTCCGCCTCCTCAGGTCGGCGTCGTCACCCTGCAACCACAAGCCTTTACCCTGACCTCGGAACTTCCGGGCCGCACCAGTGCGTTCCGCATCGCGGAAGTTCGCCCGCAGGTCAACGGCATCATTCTCAAGCGCCTGTTCAAGGAAGGTGCCGACGTCAAAGCCGGCCAGCAGCTGTATCAGATCGATCCGTCGGTCTATGAAGCTACGCTGAAAAGCGCCGAAGCCGAGCTGCGTTCGACCAAGTCGATTTCCGACCGCTACAAGCAACTGGTCGACGAACAAGCCGTGAGCCGTCAGGAATACGACACCGCACTGGCCAACCGCCTGCAATCGGAAGCATCGTTGCAGAGCGCGCAGATCAACGTGCGCTACACCAAGGTCTACGCGCCGATTTCCGGCCGTATCGGCCGTTCTTCGGTCACCGAAGGCGCACTGGTCAGCAATGGCCAGGCCGATGCAATGGCAGTGATTCAGCAGCTCGACCCGATCTACGTCGACGTGACCCAGTCGTCGGTGGAACTGCTGGAGCTGCGCCGCGAGCTGGAAAGCGGCCGTCTGCAGAAGGCCGGCGACAACGCCGCTGCGGTCAAGCTGACCCTGGAAGACGGCAGCCAGTACAAGCTCGACGGCAAGCTGGAATTCTCCGAAGTCTCGGTTGACCAGACCACCGGCTCGGTGACCCTGCGCGCAGTGTTCCCGAACCCCGATCACACCCTGCTGCCAGGCATGTTCGTTCACGCCCAGTTGCAGGCCGGCGTCAACAGCGCAGCGATCCTCGCGCCACAGCAGGGCGTGACCCGCGACCTCAAAGGCACCCCGACCGCACTGGTCGTCGGCGCCGACAACAAGGTCGAGCTGCGTCAGCTCAAGGCCAGCCGCACTGTCGGCAGCCAGTGGCTGATCGAAGACGGCCTGAGGGCCGGCGATCGTCTGATCACCGAAGGGCTGCAGTACGTCAAACCGGGCGTCGAGGTCAAAGCGACCGAAGCGACTAACGTCGGCACCAAGAACCCGGCCCCCGCACAGGCAGCTGACAAAGCCGCCGGCGGCAAAGGGGAGTAA